Within the Amycolatopsis solani genome, the region CCGACGCGATGACCGCGGTGCGCGAAGACGAAGAACCCCCGCAGGGCAGCGAAGCCCGGCGTGAGGCGTACATGCGCTCGGTGCTGCGCCGCACCCGCAAGGACGGCTTCGAAAACATTGCGGTCGTCTGCGGGGCCTGGCACGTACCCGCGCTGGCCGACCCGCTGCCGCCGGCGTCGCACGACCAGGCCGTCCTCAAAGGACTCCCGAAGCGCAAGGTCGCGTGCACCTGGGTGCCGTGGACGCACGGCAGGCTGGCCACCGCCAGCGGGTACGGCGCCGGGGTGCGGTCGCCGGGCTGGTACCACCACCTGTTCACGACGGCCGAAGACGTCACCGCGCGCTGGCTGACCGGCGTCGCCGGGGTGCTGCGGGAAGAGGACCTGCCCGTCTCGACCGCGCACGTCATCGAAGCCGTCCGGCTGGCCGAAGCGCTGGCGACGCTGCGCGGGCGGTCGTCGGCCGGGCTCGCCGAGGTCACCGAAGCCACCCGGTCCGTGCTGTGCGGTGGCGACGAGGTGCAGGTCGAGCTGGTCACCCGGCGGCTGGTGGTCGGCGAACGGCTCGGCGAGGTCCCCGACCGGGTGCCGCAGCCGCCGCTGGCCGCGGACCTGACCGCGACGGCGAAACGCCTGCGGCTCAAGAAGGATCCGGTCGTCAAGGAGCTCGACCTCGACCTGCGCACACCCGGCGGGCTCGACCGCTCGAAGCTGCTGCACCGGCTGCGGATCCTCGGCATCGAGTGGGGCAGCCGGGAGGCGTCGGCGCGGCGGAACAAGGGCACGTTCCGGGAAACCTGGGCGCTGGCCTGGGAACCGTCGTTCGAGGTCGACCTGGTCGCGGCGGCGGTCTACGGCACGACCGTGCCCTCGGCGGCCACGGCCGCGGTGCGCGGCACCGTCGAGGGCACGCCACCGCTGGACGAGGTCACCACGGCCGTCGAGAACTGCTTGCTCGCCGACCTGCCGGAGGCGCTGCCCGAAGCGCTCGCGGCGCTCGACGCCCGTGCGGCGGCCGACGCGGACGTCGCGCGGCTGATGTCGGCGCTGCCGGCGCTGGCCAGGGCGACCCGCTACGGGAACGTGCGCGGCACCGACACCGGTGCCCTGCGGGCGGTCGCCGACCGCATGCTCGACCGGATCTGCGCCGGGCTGCCCCCGGCCGCCCACGGCATCGACGACGACGCCGCGGCCCGGCTGGCCGCGCTGGTCGACGGCGTGCACGACGCCACCTCGCTGCTGGATGACGCCGCCAAGGAACGCTGGCTGGCGGCGCTGGCCCGGCTCGCGGAACGCCCGTCGCTGCCGCCGCTGCTGGCCGGGCGGCTCACCCGGATCCTGCACGACAGCGGCCTCCTCGACGCGCTCGACATCGAGCTGCGGCTCGGCCGGGCGCTGACGCCGGGCATCACGCCGTCGGCGGGAGCGGCGTACGTCGAGGGCTTCTTCGACGGCGGCGCGCTGCTGCTGGTGCACGACGAAGGCCTGCTGCGGGTGATCGACGCCTGGCTCGCGGGGATCCCGCCGGAGGTCTTCACCGAGGTGCTTCCGTTGCTGCGCCGGACGTTCGGCGCGTTCAGCGGGCCCGAGAAACGGGCGATCGGGCACCGGGCGGCCGGCCTGACCGGCCCCGCCCGGCTCGCCCCGGTGGCCGACGAACTGGACGAGGACCGGGCGGAGCGCGTGCTGCCCGTCCTGGCCACACTGCTGGGGGTGGGGGCATGACCGCGGAGACCGACGACCGGCTGCGGCGCTGGCGGCTGGTGCTGGGCGGCGACGGCGCCGGGCCCGGCTCGGGGCTGGCCGACACGGAACTGTCCGATGAGGACAGTGGGGTCGACCAGGTGCTGGCCGCGCTCTACGACAAGCCGGACGAGGAGGCCGCGGGTGGCCCGCGCGGGGCGAACCTGGGTGCGTCGGCGCCCCGGGTCGCGCGCTGGCTGGGTGACATCCGCCGCTACTTCCCCAGCACGGTGGTGCAGGTGATGCAGCGCGACGCCGTCGACCGGCTCGGGCTGACCCGGATGCTGCTGGAGAAGGAGCTGCTGTCGGCGGTCGAACCCGACGTGCACCTGGTCGGCACGCTGCTCTCGCTCAACGGCGTGCTGCCCGAGGAGACGAAGGAGACCGCGCGGGAGGTCGTCCGCAAGGTGGTCCACGAGCTGGAGGAGCGCCTCGCCGAGCGCACCCGCGCCGCGATCAAGGGCGCGCTGGACAAGGCGTCGCGCACCCACCGGCCCCGCCCGGGCGACGTCGACTGGGCGCGCACGATCCACGCGAACCTCAAGCACTACTCCCCCGAGCTGCGCACGATCGTGCCGGAGCGCCTGATCGGCTTCGGGCGGCGGCAGCAGGCGGTGCAGCGGGACGTGATCCTGGCCGTCGACCAGTCGGGCTCGATGGCGGAGTCGGTCGTCTACTCCGGGCTGTTCGGCGCGGTGCTGGCCTCGATGCGGGCGCTGCGGACGTCGTTCGTCGCGTTCGACACGGAGGTGGCGGACCTGACCGAGCACCTGACCGACCCGGTCGACGTCCTGTTCGGCACCCAGCTGGGCGGCGGCACCGACATCAACCGGGCGATCGCCTACTGCGAGGGCCTGGTCGAGCGCCCGGAGCGCACGCTGCTGGTGCTGATCAGCGACCTGTACGAGGGCGGTGACGCCGACGAGCTGCTGCACCGCGTCGGCGAGCTGGTGGGCGCGGGGGTCCAGGTGGTCACGCTGCTGGCGCTGTCCGATTCGGGTGCGCCTTCCTACGACCACGAGAACGCGGCGGCGCTGGCCGAGCTGGGCGTCCCGGCGTTCGCGTGCACCCCGGACCAGTTCCCCGAGCTGATGGCCGCCGCCATCCGCGGCGACGACCTGCAGGGATGGGTGGCTCGCGAGACCAGCTGAGTCGCGGAATCAAACCGAATGGCGTGATGTTGAGGAGGGTGTGGGACGGTTCCCACGGGAAGGACGGTCCACCATGAAGGTCCGCAGCTCGATCCGCTCGCTGGCCCGCCAGCAGGGCGCGCAGGTCATCCGCCGCGGCAACCGGGTGTTCGTGATCAACAAGGACAACCCGCGCTCGAAGGCGCGTCAGGGCTGAACCGCGCTCGCCGGCGTGCGGGACCCGAACCGCAGCACGCCGTCGTCGAGCCGGGTGAAGCGCATGTCCGCCAGATCCAGCAGGTAGTTCTGGCGCATCATCCAGGGCCGCTTCCCGCCCTGCTTCGGCAGGCCGGAAGCGGCCCTTTTGATGTACCCGGACTGCAGGTCCACGATTGGCCGCGGCTCACCGGCCGACTCCGCCGACGCCGGGTCGGGCACGCAGAACGCGTACCCGTGGCGATCCAGGTGCGCCAGCAGCCGGCAGACGTACTGGGACGCCAGATCCGCCCGCAGCGTCCACGAGTTGTTCGTGTAGCCCACGCACCACGCCAGGTTCGGGACGCCGCCGAACATCATGCCCTTGTACGCCCGCTGCTCCCCCGGCTCGATCGCGCGGCCGTCGACGTCGAGTGAAATCCCGCCGAAGGCCACCAGGCGAAGGCCGGTCGCCGTGACGATGATGTCCGCCGGCACCGTACGTCCCGAAGCCAGTTCCACTCCGGTTTCGGTGAAGCGCGAGATCCCGTCCGTCACGATGTCGGCCTTGCCCGACCGCAGCGCCTTGAACAGGTCCGCGTCCGGGACCAGGCACAGGCGCTGGTCCCACGGGTCGTACGACGGCACGAAGTGCGGGTCCACCGGGATCGACGCCGGCAGCTGCGCCGCCACGCGGTCGCGCAGCGCCCGCGCGGCCCGGCCCGGGAGGCGGCGCATCAGCTGGAAGAACAGCGTTCCCATGACCACGTTCTTGCCGCGGACCACCCGGTGCGCGAGCTTCTCCGGCAGCAGCGCGCGGATCCGGTCGGCGAGCGCGTCGCGGCCCGGGCGCGCCACGATGTACGACGGCGAGCGCTGCAGCATCGTCACGCTCGAAGCGCGAGAGGCCATCGCCGGGACGAGCGTCACCGCCGTCGCGCCGCTGCCGATCACGACGACCCGCTTGTCCGTGTAGTCCAGCGACGAAGGCCAGTGCTGCGGGTGGACGATCTCGCCCGCGAAGTCCGCGCGGCCCGGGAAGTCGACGACGTGCCCGGACTCGTAGGAGTAGTAACCACTGCACAGGTACAGGAACCGGCACGTGAACGTCGCGCCGTGTGCCGTCGAGACCGTCCACCGCGCCGACGAAGACGACCACGACGCCCGCACCACCCGGTGCCCGAAGCGGATCCGGTCGACGATCCCGTGCGCGGCCGCCGTCTCGCGGATGTACGCGAGGATCGACGGCCCGTCCGCGATCGCCTGGGGGTCCTTCCACGGGCGGAACGGGTAGCCGAGGGTGAACATGTCCGAATCCGACCGGATGCCGGGGTAGCGGAACAGGTCCCAGGTGCCGCCGATGGTGTCGCGCGCTTCGAGCACCGCGTACGTCTTGCCCGGCAGCCGTTCCTGGAGCCGGCAGGCCGCGCCGATGCCGGACAGCCCGGCCCCCACGATCAGGACGTCGACGTGTTCGGCACCGGTCATGGTTCGCAGCGTAACCGGGGCCCTACCACCGCACGACCCGCGTCGCGCCGAACGTGCCCTTGAGCGGCACCGCAACGGGCTTGCCGTGCACGGTCACCGTCACGCTCTCCTGTGTCTGCGTCGGGTCCGACACCGCCAGCTGATGCCGCCCGACCGCGACCGACGCGGGCCCGGAGGCGCTGACGCCGTCGACCGAACCGGCCGCGAAGAAGTTCGCCAGCAGCACGTCCCCGGTCTGGACGGCCTGGACCGTCGCGGTGTTGGACCGCACGCGCCACGCCCAGGACGCCGCCAGGGTGCCGAGCATCGACGCGCCCGGCAGCACCGCGTACGCGTACGTCGCGCCCGTCGGCTGCACGCCGTGCTCCAGGATCAGCTTCTGGTACCGGCGCGTGTTCGGCGTGGTGGTGCCCTTGGTGTTGGCGCCGGTGTCGATGTCGCGCCACGCGCCGGTCCGATCCTCGCGCAGCGCCGTCACCGAAGCGCCGTCCAGGACCACGTACCCGCCGACGTCCTCCAGGTGCACCCAGCGCGGCTTGCGCAGCGCGGACGCCTTGCCGGGGTCGGTGGCCACCCGCCGGCCGTCCGCGAGCAGCGCCCCGCCCCCGCCCTCGCCGAGGTTGCGGTTCTCGATCGTCGTGCGCACCGCGTGGCCGGACGTGCTCGTGATCCCGGCGCCGAGGCACAGGATCCCGGCCGGGGTGAAGAACCACGACTTCTTCGCGACCAGCGAGCCGTCCCAGGACTTGAAGTCGAGCGCGTAGGCGCCGCTGCGCGCGTCCCAGCGGACGCCGCCGGTGTGCGGGTTCGGCCCGACCGGCACGCCGCCGAACGCCGGGTCGGGCGGCCCGTCGTTTTCCGTCGTGCCGGGCAGCAGCAGCGGGTCGACGGTCGGCCAGTAGGCGTCGGTGTAGTGGCCCTTGGCGTTCGGGAGGAACGTGTAGAGCACGCCGTCGCCGACGTGGTAGCCCTTGAGGTTCTGGCCGTTGATGGCTTCGTAGCGCGAGATTCGCGTCGAGCTGACGCCGAGGGAGGCCGACCAGTCCTCGGTGACGTGGACCAGGCGGTCCTGCTGGCCGAAGTTCCGGTGCGTGGCGGTGACCCGCGCCGGGCGCGCGCCCGAGGCGAGCATGTCCTGCGCGAACTCGATGCCCGGCGTCGCCACCAGGTCCGGGCCGGGCGCGAACCGTTCGGGGTCCGGGATCCTCAGGAACGGCGCGTACGCGCCTTCCTTGATCCACTTCGCGGCCAGCGCGTTGAGGTCGGTCTTGGTCTTGCCCGAAGCCGTCCGCGCCAGCACGAGGGTCGCGACGGTGAGCTGGTGGCCGATGTCGTGCCCGGTCTCCCCCTGCCGCGACAGCATCCGCCCGCGCACCGGCTCCATCAGCGCGCCCGCGTAGACGAACGGCGCGAAGCTGTCCGCGACCAAGGCGTAGATCTTGTCCTTGAGCGGCTGCGGGAGCGCGTACTCGGTGCCCTGCGTGACGTGGATGGCGCCGGCGAGCGCGGTGAGCAGCACGATGCCGTAGTGCCCGGGGTACGGGATGGTGTCGTGCTGGAGGAACGAGCCGTCGACGTGGAAGCCGTCGCCGGCCGCGCGGTCCAGCTTCGCCACGACGCTCGCCGCGCCCCCGCCGGCGACGTCGGTGAGCGCGTCGAGGCCGGTCTTGATCCACGCGGCGTCGCCGAGCAGCGCGCCGGACACGATCGAGATCAGCGCCTTGTCCGCCCGGTTGGCCCCGGTTTCGACGACGGCCGCGTTGTTCGCGCGCCGGTTCGGATCGCCGACGAACCGCTTGACCGGCTTGAGGTAGCGGGCGAGCTGGTCCGCGGTCAGCTGGTCGGCGACCACCGAAAGCGTGTGCAGCAGGTAGTACGGGATGCCGATCTCGTAGGTGTACCAGTTGCCGATCTCGCCGACGTTTTCGTTGTACTGGCTGGTGTAGATCAGCTCGAGCGCCGCCTTGATCCGCTCGAGCACCGCCGGATCGCCGGCCAGCGCACCGCCCGGGGTACCCCAGTCGACGGCGATCGCGCGCAGCCGGGCGTACATCGACGTAGTGTAGTCACTGCCCGGCCCGAGCGGCAGGTCCGTCCACAGTGGAGCGCCACCGCCGGCGACGGACAGGCTCGAGTGGTACGCCTTAGCCACGCGGCTTAAGTTCGCGAGCGCCTCGGTCCGTTCCGGCGACGGCCGGTTGATCCCGGTCTGCAGCTGCCGGTAGGCAGCAACGATCGGCGCCGTCGCGGCGGGCACCCCACTCGCGGCGCCGCCCACGGGCCCAGCGCCGGCGGCGAACGCCGGACGGGCGAGGAGCACGGTGGAAGCGGCCGCCAGGGCACCACCGCGCAGGGCATTTCTCCGGTTCACGGGCATGACGACGACTCCCAGGATCAAGACAGCCTTGGCTTGCGGGGAAGGGGATTCAGTTGTGCGGCGGCGTGGTGGAGCATCACCCCGCACTTTCACGTGAAAGTGCGGGGCCCAGGTTGGCACTTTCACGTGAAAGTGCGAGTCAGCGGGAGCCGTCGGTGCGGCGGGGCAGTTGCCAGGGGTTGGCCTCCTGCAAGGGTTCGGGGAGCAGCGCGTCCGGGAAGCCCTGCCAGGCGATCGGGCGCAGGAAGCGCTCGATCGCCGCGGTGCCGACGGACGTCGTCGTCGGGGCGGTCGTCGCCGGGTACGGGCCGCCGTGGTGCTGGGCCCAGCTCACCGTCACGCCGGTGGGCCAGTCGTTCCACAGCAGGCGGCCGGCGATGCGGGCCAGTGGGGGCAGCACCGGCCGGAGCCAGTCCGCGTCGGACTCCTCGCCGTGGATCGTGGCGGTGAGCCCCGGTTCGATCACGTCGAGCAGGCGCAGCAGCTCGGCCTGGTCGGCGTAGGTGACGATCAGCGACGCCGGGCCGAAGCACTCCTCGTGCACGGTGTCGCCGCCCTCGAGGAACTGCTTGCCGGTGGTCGCCAGGAGCGTCGGGGCGAACGCCGCCGACGAAGACACCACCTCGACGCCCGGCACCTCCTGCAGCGCCGCAAGCTTCGACGCATACCCCGAAGCGATGCGGTCGTTGAGCATCGGCTGGG harbors:
- a CDS encoding VWA domain-containing protein; amino-acid sequence: MTAETDDRLRRWRLVLGGDGAGPGSGLADTELSDEDSGVDQVLAALYDKPDEEAAGGPRGANLGASAPRVARWLGDIRRYFPSTVVQVMQRDAVDRLGLTRMLLEKELLSAVEPDVHLVGTLLSLNGVLPEETKETAREVVRKVVHELEERLAERTRAAIKGALDKASRTHRPRPGDVDWARTIHANLKHYSPELRTIVPERLIGFGRRQQAVQRDVILAVDQSGSMAESVVYSGLFGAVLASMRALRTSFVAFDTEVADLTEHLTDPVDVLFGTQLGGGTDINRAIAYCEGLVERPERTLLVLISDLYEGGDADELLHRVGELVGAGVQVVTLLALSDSGAPSYDHENAAALAELGVPAFACTPDQFPELMAAAIRGDDLQGWVARETS
- a CDS encoding polysaccharide lyase 8 family protein → MPVNRRNALRGGALAAASTVLLARPAFAAGAGPVGGAASGVPAATAPIVAAYRQLQTGINRPSPERTEALANLSRVAKAYHSSLSVAGGGAPLWTDLPLGPGSDYTTSMYARLRAIAVDWGTPGGALAGDPAVLERIKAALELIYTSQYNENVGEIGNWYTYEIGIPYYLLHTLSVVADQLTADQLARYLKPVKRFVGDPNRRANNAAVVETGANRADKALISIVSGALLGDAAWIKTGLDALTDVAGGGAASVVAKLDRAAGDGFHVDGSFLQHDTIPYPGHYGIVLLTALAGAIHVTQGTEYALPQPLKDKIYALVADSFAPFVYAGALMEPVRGRMLSRQGETGHDIGHQLTVATLVLARTASGKTKTDLNALAAKWIKEGAYAPFLRIPDPERFAPGPDLVATPGIEFAQDMLASGARPARVTATHRNFGQQDRLVHVTEDWSASLGVSSTRISRYEAINGQNLKGYHVGDGVLYTFLPNAKGHYTDAYWPTVDPLLLPGTTENDGPPDPAFGGVPVGPNPHTGGVRWDARSGAYALDFKSWDGSLVAKKSWFFTPAGILCLGAGITSTSGHAVRTTIENRNLGEGGGGALLADGRRVATDPGKASALRKPRWVHLEDVGGYVVLDGASVTALREDRTGAWRDIDTGANTKGTTTPNTRRYQKLILEHGVQPTGATYAYAVLPGASMLGTLAASWAWRVRSNTATVQAVQTGDVLLANFFAAGSVDGVSASGPASVAVGRHQLAVSDPTQTQESVTVTVHGKPVAVPLKGTFGATRVVRW
- a CDS encoding DUF5682 family protein, which gives rise to MTATHLLGIRHHGPGSARAVAARLAELEPDVVLIEGPPEADVLVELTEDPAMAPPVALLAYATDDVSRAAFWPFAVFSPEWQALTYAREAGIPVRFCDLPAANTFAAGPDELAGPPVDPLALLASAGGYDDPERWWDDVVESRRDSENPFDVIADAMTAVREDEEPPQGSEARREAYMRSVLRRTRKDGFENIAVVCGAWHVPALADPLPPASHDQAVLKGLPKRKVACTWVPWTHGRLATASGYGAGVRSPGWYHHLFTTAEDVTARWLTGVAGVLREEDLPVSTAHVIEAVRLAEALATLRGRSSAGLAEVTEATRSVLCGGDEVQVELVTRRLVVGERLGEVPDRVPQPPLAADLTATAKRLRLKKDPVVKELDLDLRTPGGLDRSKLLHRLRILGIEWGSREASARRNKGTFRETWALAWEPSFEVDLVAAAVYGTTVPSAATAAVRGTVEGTPPLDEVTTAVENCLLADLPEALPEALAALDARAAADADVARLMSALPALARATRYGNVRGTDTGALRAVADRMLDRICAGLPPAAHGIDDDAAARLAALVDGVHDATSLLDDAAKERWLAALARLAERPSLPPLLAGRLTRILHDSGLLDALDIELRLGRALTPGITPSAGAAYVEGFFDGGALLLVHDEGLLRVIDAWLAGIPPEVFTEVLPLLRRTFGAFSGPEKRAIGHRAAGLTGPARLAPVADELDEDRAERVLPVLATLLGVGA
- a CDS encoding flavin-containing monooxygenase, with the translated sequence MTGAEHVDVLIVGAGLSGIGAACRLQERLPGKTYAVLEARDTIGGTWDLFRYPGIRSDSDMFTLGYPFRPWKDPQAIADGPSILAYIRETAAAHGIVDRIRFGHRVVRASWSSSSARWTVSTAHGATFTCRFLYLCSGYYSYESGHVVDFPGRADFAGEIVHPQHWPSSLDYTDKRVVVIGSGATAVTLVPAMASRASSVTMLQRSPSYIVARPGRDALADRIRALLPEKLAHRVVRGKNVVMGTLFFQLMRRLPGRAARALRDRVAAQLPASIPVDPHFVPSYDPWDQRLCLVPDADLFKALRSGKADIVTDGISRFTETGVELASGRTVPADIIVTATGLRLVAFGGISLDVDGRAIEPGEQRAYKGMMFGGVPNLAWCVGYTNNSWTLRADLASQYVCRLLAHLDRHGYAFCVPDPASAESAGEPRPIVDLQSGYIKRAASGLPKQGGKRPWMMRQNYLLDLADMRFTRLDDGVLRFGSRTPASAVQP
- the rpmJ gene encoding 50S ribosomal protein L36; this encodes MKVRSSIRSLARQQGAQVIRRGNRVFVINKDNPRSKARQG